In Bacteroidota bacterium, one DNA window encodes the following:
- a CDS encoding T9SS type A sorting domain-containing protein encodes MKQSQIILLIILLSMRSNIYGQVVLQKAPIPIVGNKFNFSITNNPSSFDYGNFGTNQRFDFSKLIAQNSTMFNIVDFNSSPDKDLFPEANVAIHRNQGGETYYRMTDSSISYIGLAFEISTQNGSFHVNKETRQINFPFLYQSSFYDSSLIDITIPDTVYKQYDSLRYRQKIVNHVIADAWGKMITKQDSFDVLRLRTDYENLYFTEEYKNNTGQWAMLQSNQKSSGTYYDFWTTGFILPVASVYVDKLGEAAGVVWLANYNLPAPQISPSTNLTIYPNSSSGIFTISYNTTVVQKSELYIYNMQGEKVHEETWNNPATKTLDLSFLSKGMYIIKLAGETQKILID; translated from the coding sequence ATGAAACAATCTCAAATAATACTCCTCATTATTCTTCTATCCATGCGGTCTAATATTTACGGGCAAGTTGTACTACAAAAAGCACCAATACCAATAGTGGGAAACAAGTTTAATTTTTCTATTACTAACAATCCCAGTAGTTTTGACTATGGAAATTTTGGAACCAATCAACGTTTCGATTTTTCAAAATTAATTGCACAAAACTCTACAATGTTCAATATTGTTGATTTTAACTCATCGCCCGATAAAGATCTATTCCCAGAAGCAAATGTTGCTATTCATAGAAACCAAGGAGGTGAAACATATTATAGGATGACGGATTCTTCTATCAGCTATATTGGACTCGCATTTGAGATATCAACTCAAAATGGTTCATTCCATGTTAATAAGGAAACGAGGCAAATTAATTTTCCATTCCTTTACCAAAGTAGTTTTTACGATTCTAGTTTAATAGATATAACAATTCCAGATACAGTTTACAAACAATATGACTCATTAAGATACCGTCAAAAAATTGTGAACCATGTAATAGCAGATGCTTGGGGAAAAATGATTACAAAGCAAGATAGTTTCGATGTATTGAGATTAAGAACTGACTATGAAAATCTATATTTTACAGAAGAGTATAAAAATAACACCGGGCAATGGGCAATGCTCCAATCTAATCAGAAAAGCAGTGGAACATATTATGATTTTTGGACAACAGGTTTTATTCTACCGGTTGCCTCTGTATATGTCGACAAGCTTGGCGAGGCTGCTGGCGTTGTTTGGTTAGCAAATTATAATTTACCAGCACCACAAATTTCACCTAGCACAAATTTAACCATATATCCCAATAGTTCATCTGGAATATTTACTATCTCATATAATACAACTGTAGTACAAAAAAGTGAATTATATATATATAATATGCAGGGCGAAAAGGTACATGAAGAAACTTGGAATAATCCTGCGACAAAAACGTTAGACCTGTCATTCCTATCAAAAGGGATGTATATTATAAAACTGGCGGGAGAAACCCAAAAGATTTTGATAGACTAA
- a CDS encoding Bax inhibitor-1/YccA family protein encodes MENQFQFNNSVPQTQEGAIPKTFVANVFSWMAFALGISGALAYMFGTDASLMESLFERGRGMTALGYVVMFAPIGLVLVMNMAMQRLSFPVLLILFTLFAVSMGMSLSFVFMVYKLGSIFQIFLISSGMFGAMAVLGYTTKTDLTKLGSLLMMALFGIIIASVINMFVGSRGMSLVISFISVIVFTGLTAYDVQKIKTLGSQVEAGTETTAKLSILAAMGIYLDFINIFLALLNLFGDRK; translated from the coding sequence ATGGAAAATCAATTTCAATTTAACAACAGCGTTCCGCAAACGCAAGAGGGTGCAATCCCAAAAACATTTGTGGCCAACGTTTTTTCATGGATGGCTTTTGCGTTGGGAATCTCAGGTGCATTAGCTTACATGTTCGGTACCGATGCTTCTTTGATGGAATCTTTATTTGAACGTGGTCGGGGTATGACGGCATTAGGTTATGTAGTAATGTTTGCACCCATAGGTTTGGTACTGGTGATGAATATGGCGATGCAACGCTTGTCATTTCCAGTTTTACTTATACTCTTCACGTTGTTTGCGGTGTCTATGGGTATGAGTCTCAGTTTTGTTTTTATGGTATATAAACTGGGTAGCATTTTTCAGATATTTTTAATCAGTTCGGGTATGTTTGGAGCAATGGCCGTATTGGGTTATACCACCAAAACCGATTTAACAAAACTGGGTTCATTATTAATGATGGCTTTGTTCGGAATTATTATAGCTTCAGTTATTAATATGTTTGTGGGTAGCCGTGGTATGAGTCTCGTTATAAGTTTTATCTCGGTAATTGTATTTACGGGGTTAACCGCTTACGATGTACAAAAAATTAAAACTTTAGGTTCTCAAGTGGAGGCAGGCACTGAAACCACTGCCAAATTATCGATACTGGCTGCTATGGGCATTTACTTAGATTTCATTAATATATTCTTGGCCTTGCTCAATTTATTTGGCGATCGAAAATAA
- a CDS encoding DUF748 domain-containing protein, translating to MAVLKAKPKSPKKTKNRKWKIFGITLLVLVGIRLALPYIILHYANKTLATMHGYYGHIKDIDLSIYRGAYTIKDFYINKVDSITKQKTPFISSEVIDISVEWKSLFHGRIVGELEFDNPVLRFTKDKAEPAQIQKDTTDFRQVLDKFMPLKINRFEIMNGKIQYIDSTSKPIVNIMMDQTHVLAENLSSVRDTALLPARVTANANVYKGTLSFNMKMNPLADKLTFDMNAELKNTNLPELNNFFKAYANIDINKGVFGLYTEIAGKDGKYKGYVKPVIKDLDVLGPEDRKDPFKQKLWEGVVGTAGIVLENRKKDQIATKVIIEGAFGKTEINIWYAVADLLRNAFIHAIHPAIDNEVNITSVGKKEKKGNFFKRIFRKKE from the coding sequence ATGGCAGTTCTAAAAGCAAAACCCAAATCACCAAAAAAAACTAAAAACAGGAAATGGAAAATTTTTGGTATCACACTTTTGGTATTGGTAGGTATTCGCCTTGCCCTTCCTTATATAATATTACATTATGCCAATAAAACGCTGGCTACCATGCATGGCTATTATGGCCATATTAAGGATATTGACCTTTCAATATACCGGGGGGCTTATACTATAAAAGATTTTTATATTAACAAAGTTGATTCTATAACGAAGCAAAAGACACCCTTTATTTCTTCAGAGGTCATTGATATATCGGTTGAATGGAAATCATTGTTTCATGGTAGGATTGTTGGCGAACTCGAATTTGATAACCCCGTTTTGCGGTTCACCAAAGATAAAGCAGAACCTGCCCAAATTCAAAAAGACACTACTGATTTCAGGCAAGTGCTCGACAAATTTATGCCGCTCAAAATAAACCGTTTTGAAATAATGAACGGCAAAATACAATATATTGATTCCACCTCGAAACCAATAGTAAATATCATGATGGACCAAACGCATGTGCTGGCAGAAAACCTATCCAGTGTCCGCGATACTGCTTTGCTTCCTGCAAGAGTCACTGCCAATGCCAATGTATATAAAGGTACCTTAAGTTTTAATATGAAAATGAATCCATTGGCTGATAAGTTAACTTTCGATATGAATGCGGAATTAAAAAATACAAACTTACCCGAATTGAATAATTTTTTCAAGGCCTATGCTAATATTGACATCAACAAAGGTGTTTTTGGTTTATATACTGAAATAGCGGGAAAAGATGGAAAGTATAAAGGATATGTAAAACCTGTTATTAAAGACCTTGATGTATTGGGACCTGAAGATCGTAAAGATCCATTTAAACAAAAACTATGGGAGGGTGTTGTTGGCACTGCGGGCATAGTGTTAGAGAATAGAAAGAAAGACCAAATAGCCACAAAAGTTATTATAGAAGGTGCATTCGGTAAAACCGAAATTAATATATGGTATGCAGTTGCCGACTTGTTGCGTAATGCTTTTATACATGCCATTCACCCAGCAATAGACAACGAAGTTAATATTACTTCGGTAGGCAAAAAAGAGAAGAAAGGAAATTTCTTTAAGAGGATTTTTAGGAAGAAGGAGTAA
- a CDS encoding PA2169 family four-helix-bundle protein: MENPNQKIIDKLNHFIAIAEDGKIGYENAAKDVKDNQMKAIFEKYSKQRSGYIEELQKQVHHLGSAAEDSGGPVGLLHRVLMDIKSVLTSGDKNAIINACITGEEAAVKHYTDTLEETLFPDNIRAMIQKQLSGIHQALSEIKSNISAE; this comes from the coding sequence ATGGAAAATCCAAATCAAAAAATTATCGACAAATTAAATCATTTTATTGCTATAGCCGAAGATGGGAAAATAGGGTATGAGAATGCCGCTAAAGATGTTAAAGACAACCAAATGAAAGCCATTTTTGAAAAATATTCAAAACAAAGAAGTGGATATATTGAAGAATTGCAAAAACAAGTACACCACTTAGGCAGTGCAGCAGAAGATAGCGGAGGCCCTGTGGGGCTCTTGCATCGTGTGTTAATGGATATAAAATCCGTTTTAACCTCGGGCGACAAAAATGCTATTATAAATGCATGTATTACTGGCGAAGAAGCTGCCGTAAAACATTATACAGATACCTTAGAAGAAACGCTATTTCCCGACAACATAAGAGCTATGATACAAAAGCAACTTTCGGGCATCCACCAAGCCCTAAGTGAAATAAAATCAAACATCTCAGCAGAATAA